From Enoplosus armatus isolate fEnoArm2 chromosome 23, fEnoArm2.hap1, whole genome shotgun sequence:
ATTCCTACATATGAGGTTCATATACATGTACTTGTTTCACCAAAGAGGTAAATCTCAAACTGCTAATCACTAATATTAATACTAATCTATTTGTGAATTGTCATAAGTCATATGTATGCACTTAATaaagtatattttcagtattatacattgtgtatttctttattttagcCTTTGTAGCGCGATGTTTTATGGATGGCAGTGCTGGTTGCTTAGTCGTTTCAAATCACTCGGATCTGGTTGTGTACTAGAAGCTGCACAAGGCCTCTAGGGTCTGTTGGCAGGACTTTCACagtcttattttattattgcttCATTCAAATGATGCGACAGAAGAGCCATCTGTCCAAAAAATTTGGTGAAATTAATGAGCTGCCAATACTTCCCTGggtgttttttccccatctgATCAGACAACAAATACAAGGATTTATTCCAAATTCTCTGTATCTAAACAGGCCCAGGGGAGGAACACCTCTAATGTGATATAGAGGAGAACTCTGTTGTATAAAGGGTTAACCAAGTTAAATTATGTGGCCAATCAGCATACATGTCCATCAGATGTAGGGAAGTTGTGTGATTTGTTCCCGAGGAAGTATTAACAGTAACTTCACTCTCTTTCTAATTCTATTGTAGACAATAACGTGACGCGCTCATTGCACACAGGGTTGTTAAGAGttcaagagaaagaaaaaaaacatggcactGTAATTTCTGGAGGTGCAGATTAAAATCCGGTTTTCCACAGTGTGCAAACTGTGCACGAGTGTATGACAAAGCCAACAAATACCTGGTTCATCATAAAACTTCACCATCCAATACATGTAATGTTGGTATAATCTCCCTCTGATAGAAGAGTGCCTTGCATGTCTCTTCTATGGCTTTTGGTGAGTATTGGTGTAGCAGGTTTAACTCCCTGCCATTAGGTGGCAGTgttgtgcaaaagaaaaaaacatgtttcttaaAGTTTGTAGGTTTATTTCCTTATACTTTTTATGTAAACAAGTAACAGATCAAACCCATACATATCCTACTCAATATCTTTCTTCAGAAAACATACGACTAGCAAAACAATCACACTGTAAACTCGACTGTTACTGGACGACCAGTTAAATCGGTTAAATTTGTGCTGCAGAGGCTTCAATAACCTTCAAAGTAACAGTGGCTGACTCCAGTTAGTTAGAGATGCCTAAATCTCTACCAACGAGACGTGTCTGTAGATCAAATCAGTAACATTCTCAGTCAAATAAGGAAGGCTGTCTTCAAGAAACGGGCTTTTGCTTCCGACAGGACGATGAAACTGGAGGACATGTGGAAATAAGCCACTCTTTGCCAACAAGTTCAACACTCCCTATGGTTTGTCGGGGTGCTACTTTCCAGTGTACGGCTTTAGGAAAGACAGTGATGgtaatgttaaaatgctaatgCTATCATCTActacaacagaaacacaatcagCTGTTGACAGAGCTGAGGATCTCTAATATGTCTGCTGGGGATTAGCGGGGTGTGCCTTAACATGTAACATGAAAGCCCTCAGAGATGTCAATCAGAAGGTCCTGGGGATATCAGAACATAAAACACCAGAGGATGTAAGGCCAAGTAGTGAGACCAGCTGATACTTCACAGAAATACTGACTACGTGCCCCAGAGTGTGAGCAAGTCATCACAAAACAGCTGACAGGATGATACATTCGCTGTCATACCTATGAATAGGGTAACCTCGCTGCAGACCCCACACCTCAGGTTTTGTCcgaaaaatggaaaaaatctTGGGGGCCCGGCTACATGGATGGGAGTGTCggtctgttggtcagtccactttggtccagactgaaaaatcacaacaactactggatggattacagtgacatttggtacagatatccatggtgcccaCATAATGAAGCTAagttactttggtgatcctctgacttttcctctagcgccaccagtgggtcaaagttttcacataTCCtgtcaaatatctcaacactgACATTCACTGTTCTGACATTCATGGGGATGAAACCTAAAGACTTTGGTTAaagcctctgctgtactttgtgtttagcgctaattagcaaatgttagcatgctaacacaaagatggtgatcatggttaacattacacctgctaaacatcagcatgttagcttcgTCATTGTGAGATTTGGGTGATCACTATGATATGATACGATGAGTATAAGGTATCATCTACATACAGATGATAGACATCGATGATAAGACTGCTTGGGAGGAGCCCAGATCATAATCCTGCCTCCTTATTGGTATAAGTCAAAAATGTCCTCGTGAACCACATACTTGGTTAGAATCGGAGGCGTACGGGAATCTGATCGAGACAAACACATAGAAACAGATgaagtgaatgtgtgaataatGCAATAAAAGAGACGGAAATAACCTGCAGGGAACCAGGAAAGATGACCTACCTCCATGTTCGTGTCATACCTTCATCATTTGGATAGATCATTTGTGAACTTAATAACAATCAAAACACCTGTCATTATCATACTGTGTATTAAATGTCAGATATTCCAGCATTAGTTTGTTTCTattgagaacacacacatttaccgGCAGTGACagtttagagaaagagagagtagaaaaaagtaaaaaatagaaaaaaaaaagaaatggtccCAGTAACTCCACCCTTCCTGGTCCCGCTGGGAGGTGCTGTTCTTCAAACCAAACGCCCCCTTTGTTTAAACAGCTGCTCTCTTTTTGCAGGATTTTTTGGGtatttcatataaaatataacaaaataaaacttttgattcttttaaatataaaagaatATATATGATGGAAAGTTTTTCGTTGTCGTAGAAACGGAGAATACCGAGGCGACTGGCATGCCTCGTTCCCTCCGCTGCACTGAGGTCTCTGTTGATTGGTTGTAATAAGGCACGTACAACTGTATCCCTCCGCCGTTGTCTGCATCACAGcgcaaacacaccaaaacactaATTTCATCTTCATCAGATGGGCTGAAGAATCGACAGTTTCACCGcctgaacagagagaaagagagagaagaagcagaacgtgtcagagagagagagaaagagagattcaCATAGAACATGAGCAGAAGAGAGAATGTGAGAGTTCCAAGTTCCGTTCTAAAAAGTGAGAATTTTCAAAGGGAGTCTGGTGAGTGAATCCACCACCGCCACCAGCAGATGAACGTCACaaatcagttatttatttaatcaaatTGATCTGTCAAAAGTAAAGAAATCACAACATCTTTTGTTCTTTTAGTGCAGTGGGAATTATTACATGTCAACTGAAGTTTAAAAACTTTTCTGCAACAGACAACTTTCAAATTTGTGTCGTTCACAAGGTGTGATTAGTGATTTACAGTAATTGTCTGGCATCattgtcgtcatcatcatcacacccACCACCGTCACACCAGTACAAAACCAGTGGCGCTTAATTAAAGTGAAGCTTGTGAGCAGGTGAGCAGCGAGTCCAGCAGGAGATTCTTGCAGATTGTTTTCCTgacagcagagggcgctgcagCACTCAGGCACAGGAGTTTATACTGGAATATAGCAGTTCAATAGAGGAGGAAAACCCAGAGGAGCCTGCTGGACACACTGTCACATGATCACTTGATCACATGATCACAAATCTGTTGTCAGATCTGCATGTCTATTGGTATCTTTTtcatcaaataaatacattaagtTGTTGTTCTGGAGTCTCTACTCACTCAGGACAGTAGTGTTGGAATGCAGCCCTACCTCAACAACAGACTAGACTgtaggagaggagaagaggtggAGAGGTCATTGTTGGAATGCAGCCTGCTATAACCAGGTTTATGGTCAGTGTTGGAATCGAATCCTCCTTGAACCAGAGCAGCAacttgtaatgtgtgtgtgtgtgtgtgtgtgtgtgtgtaccttctGCCGGCTGGTCATCCAGCTGCGGATGGTCGGTACGAGGACGGAGCCGAGCAGGATCTGGGCCGGATGGTAGATCAACAGAGGGACTGAGATCATAGAGAGATGTTCGAAGCCCTCAAACACGATCTTTAGCATGGGGAtacctggagagagagatacattacccacaatgcaacccgACCACCAACAGTTCAGTCGgagactcaagtgacatcactcgaggacatttatcagacgtCACAGAGCTCCATCTGGAGACAGACTTCAATCTGTTTGCTGTTAGATCTaaattttacttttcagttACATAcaaatccagtgtgtgtgtgtgtgtgtgtgtgtgtgtgtgtgtgtgtgtgtgtgtgcgtgtgtgtgtgtgtgtgtgtgtgaacccacCCAGGGTGAGAGACTTGTGTGTGGAGCAGAACACGATGGCGACTGTGTCTGCAGGGCTGAATCCTGAGCCTgacctgcagagacaaacaggatcTGTCACTCAGTCTGgatgctgtgacctctgacctctgacctgttaCTGTGCTCTTTACACTAAACTCCCTCTGTTCCCGCACatataataatacttttacCACTGTTTAATTCTTCATCAAAGAAGTACTACGGAACTTTACTGCAACATAGATGTACACTTGAGAAAAATGCTGGACATCCGAAGGCAACTGAGATTGGCGAATAAGACGTGAAACGGATGAAATGAAGAGAGGCAGAATTAGTTGgatagaagaggaggagaggatggataacagaggaggaagaggagaagaaggctCACCTGGTAGAAAAGGCAAACGTGAGCAGCATGAAGCTGAGCTGGATGGAGAAAACTGCAGAGAGCAACAAGAGAGACAAACGTCACTTTAATGTTCAGTCTGTTAGCATCTTAGTGATGTTATTTCATTTACTTCACCTACATGGCATCTTGGAACGACCCCAGACTGATGTCAGTTAGTTAGTATCAGATCTTCCATAATCCCATTGTCGTATTTTGTATGTCCACTAACAGTTTTCTGcttctttgttcatttgttttctaattCTGTCTGAACACCAAAATATCAGgagagtaataataatatatttatttagtttttggaCTGATTAAAgtagtgagctttggaggtgctttagacagagccaggctagcagtttccccctgtttccagtctttgtgctaagctaagttagccagctGCTGTAGCTTCGTACTTAAcgtacaaacatgagaaacCAAAAGCGTGTTTCCTAACATGTCAAACTGTCTTTTAATACAAAGTGGAGTTCACGGACACTCAGACACTCTTTACCCAAAACATGCTCCTCCTGCCTGGAGGAACAATAAATTCTGAACCTATGACCAAACATACGATGAAGAAATGTATAAATTGGACAACAGAGCTCTGAATGGACTCAAAGGCTGAACCGTGTCTCCACAACAGTGATATTGTAGCTGAGGCTTtgactgtgttttatgttgtttgaaAATGCCCAATGTAGAGGTTTAACTTTGTTCCAAATTAAATGTCAATCTGTGGATGTTTTGACAGCTTTCCCTTCTTTCCTCCATACGAAGGtgtcatgaataaaaacatattaactgtctccacacacacacacacacacagagtgcactGACTGATGAGGACGACCAGCAGCAGGCTGGTGGGGTCCAGCTCGATGTTGGGGTTACTGAAGGTGTCACAGAAGGTGGTGTAGATGATCATGAGGAGGACGGCGCTGCTGACGGCACCGAATGGAGGCTTTCGCCGCTCCAGATACTCCCTGAGGAAACCAcgacacacctgcacacacacaccagagagaGATCTATAAACCCTGCAAACCAACACACAGCCgacatatttaaacatttctgtacaacacacacacagatccctACCTGACCCAGGATCAGAGGAACTACCACAGTCATGAAGAGCtgagagaagatggaggagaagggaaCGGAGGATGACGAGCCGAGCTGGAGAACCAGGAGAAGATAAACAGACACTGTTTGTACACAGACCAACGTTAAACTTGCAGCAACTGATTTCTTTGTCCACTCGGGGGCAGCGTAAACAAGTcgtgaacatggtggagcacTTAGACGGATACTTCCTTTATTAACTCTGACATACTATCATTTTCAGGTCATAATATGtcaaagttgtgtttacagcaaGTCAATGAAATGCAGTCAATTTGGGAAATATTGGCTTTGtggccgagagttagatgagatgaattagatgaggagattgatgcCACACTCACAtctcagcagcctgttagcttataACAGCTCGTTTTTAagagataaaacatgttatttggtgagctttagaggtgttggaagaatttcttttacttttaaacaGTGCCAGtcccagtgtttgtgctaagctaagctaactgcatATCTACCGTACAGACGAGAGAGCGGACTCGATCTTCTCATGTGACTCTTAGCAagaaatttgctttcttgctgtgtttgtcaaaatgtcaaactgttcctccTTTAATGATGTGAGTGGAGTCACAGTTTAGTGTAATGAAAGCGTGCTAAGACTCTGCAGGTCTGActcacaaacagcagcagcagcaccggaGTCACGATGATTCCctgcaggacagaaagacaCGATTACAGCTGCGACTCCCCACAGAGCTCACGCTGATGATTCATTACTGCTGCACTCCAGTTTCAGGATATCTTACCAGGAAGCTTCCAAACGCTGAGTTGAAGATGGCAGCAGcctagaaacacacacacacacacacacacacacacacacagtcagtcaccatggcaacatgcCAACACACTGCTTATTACAGCATTTGTCAAACACTGGAGGATAATGACCTgctaacgtgtgtgtgtgtgtgtgtgttacctcgTTGCCTCCGACAGCCTTGGTGAGAATAACGGCAGAGGAGACCGGAGGGGGCATGCAGCTCACTGTCTGTAACCTAGGCAACCACAACAAcaggacgaagaggaggaggaaacagaaggtgaagaatcatcatcatcatcatcggtTTCTACCAGTGAGAACATTTTCCATCCTCTGCTGCCTTCCttcaaaaggtcagaggtcagggtctgGAGCTCACACACATGTGAGTGCTTTCCatttgctaataataataataataataataataatcactaaAATCATTTTTAGGTCACCAAAATGAGTTTATTAGTGAAACAACAAGCAATAAAATCAGCTATAAATGCTCTAAATACAATCTGCAGTTAGTTTTTGATGTACTGGCGCAGCAAGTCTGATGATATTATAGAATTAATAATAACTGCGACTGTACAAGACAAACATTTGGATGCctcatttttagccacgctagcagcagGGCTGCATGGATGACAGCCTGTCATTGACTTGTAATATCTCAACAATAACCTGATGGACTGCCACGAAACGTTatacagacgttcatgttccccagaggatgaaccctgcagactttggtgatccctaaacttttcctctagcgccaccgtctggttaaaatctaattttaccCAATACTTTACGGCTCTTACTGGGGGGAATTGTGCAATATCTGGTTGAAGGGCATCTGTGTAATATTTTGTTGCGTATGTACTGATCTGATTCAATGTTCAGtgatgtgaaacagaaaagctggaaccatcaactGTCAACAACCCAGAAGACGTAAAGCTGCTTTCAATTACAACTTGTCTATTTGAGCTTCAGATTAATTTGTCCCTTTTCAGTCAATTATTGTTTATAAGAGGCAACTGATAGTCCTGCAGCACACAGGAAGTctgttcatcacacacacacacacacacacacacacacacacacacacagcatcgcCTGTAGTTGAAGTGAATGTGGGTCTTTGTGTCCGTACATAACTTGCTCTTCAGgtacaggcaggcagggagctAAAT
This genomic window contains:
- the slc10a7 gene encoding sodium/bile acid cotransporter 7; translated protein: MGLLARIRKEWFIIGIVLVILSAKLQPSFGVRGGPLKPEITVAYVAVSLIFFNSGLSLKTEELTSALLHVRLHLFVQSFTLIFFPLAVWLLLRVLALTAIDQWLLRGLQTVSCMPPPVSSAVILTKAVGGNEAAAIFNSAFGSFLGIIVTPVLLLLFLGSSSSVPFSSIFSQLFMTVVVPLILGQVCRGFLREYLERRKPPFGAVSSAVLLMIIYTTFCDTFSNPNIELDPTSLLLVVLIIFSIQLSFMLLTFAFSTRSGSGFSPADTVAIVFCSTHKSLTLGIPMLKIVFEGFEHLSMISVPLLIYHPAQILLGSVLVPTIRSWMTSRQKAVKLSILQPI